Proteins from one Desulfobacterales bacterium genomic window:
- a CDS encoding DUF547 domain-containing protein encodes MKINVHLIFWVILTLILPATPVRSFAEMDHSIYAGLLEKYVKNGVVDYNGFKHDETRLDQYLNLLEETDTKNLSQGEQFAFYINAYNAWTIKLILTGYPGVKSIKDLGSIFKSPWKKQIARIDGEVVTLDHIEHDILRPRFKDPRVHFAINCAAKSCPPLRPEPYRADILDRQLDEMARAFINDPRSNRLEGQTLYVSSIFKWFSEDFNDDVVGLFLKYAQGDLKNRLEDSKSKFKVAYLDYDWSLNGK; translated from the coding sequence ATGAAAATAAACGTTCATCTTATCTTTTGGGTTATTTTGACGCTTATCTTGCCGGCAACTCCGGTCCGGTCCTTCGCCGAAATGGATCACAGCATTTATGCGGGCTTGCTCGAAAAATATGTTAAAAACGGTGTAGTGGACTATAACGGGTTTAAACACGACGAGACCCGGCTGGATCAATATCTCAATCTACTCGAAGAGACGGATACAAAAAACCTTTCGCAAGGCGAGCAGTTTGCCTTTTACATCAACGCTTACAATGCCTGGACCATCAAATTGATCCTTACCGGTTATCCTGGCGTGAAATCCATAAAGGATCTGGGAAGCATTTTTAAGAGTCCGTGGAAAAAACAAATCGCGCGAATAGATGGGGAGGTAGTCACATTGGATCATATCGAACATGACATCCTGCGGCCTCGCTTTAAAGACCCCCGGGTTCATTTCGCCATAAATTGTGCAGCTAAATCGTGTCCTCCGCTGCGGCCGGAACCCTATCGGGCGGATATCCTGGACCGGCAACTGGATGAAATGGCGCGGGCATTCATCAATGATCCCCGGTCCAACCGACTTGAAGGGCAAACGCTTTATGTCAGCAGCATATTTAAATGGTTTTCAGAGGATTTCAATGATGATGTGGTCGGTTTATTTCTCAAATACGCGCAAGGGGATCTGAAAAATAGGCTGGAAGACAGTAAAAGCAAGTTCAAAGTAGCCTACCTTGACTATGATTGGTCGCTCAACGGCAAATAG
- a CDS encoding NAD(P)-binding protein yields MANYDYDMGIIGGGAGGLTVASGAAQLGAKTLLIEKEKELGGDCLTMDACPARR; encoded by the coding sequence ATGGCAAACTATGATTATGACATGGGTATTATTGGAGGGGGTGCGGGGGGCCTGACCGTAGCATCCGGGGCAGCTCAGTTGGGAGCCAAAACGCTGCTGATTGAAAAGGAGAAGGAACTGGGAGGCGACTGTCTCACTATGGATGCGTGCCCAGCAAGACGCTGA